One window of Desulfarculus baarsii DSM 2075 genomic DNA carries:
- a CDS encoding type II toxin-antitoxin system HicB family antitoxin: MNKNKPDRPALLRAIEGLAAYPAMLLPTAEGGFEVIFPNLPRAKAYGADRDVALANGVEALTAELGLAVAAGETPPRPSEPALLVADDDEPAGAELLLLSPDKQALRRRLGLVKGEGPLDLGLGRLGRGK, encoded by the coding sequence ATGAACAAAAACAAACCGGACCGCCCGGCGTTGCTGCGGGCCATCGAGGGCCTGGCCGCCTATCCGGCCATGCTGCTGCCCACGGCCGAGGGCGGCTTCGAGGTGATCTTCCCCAATCTGCCCCGCGCCAAGGCCTATGGCGCTGATCGCGACGTGGCCCTGGCCAACGGCGTCGAGGCCCTCACCGCCGAATTGGGCCTGGCCGTGGCTGCTGGCGAGACGCCGCCCAGGCCTTCCGAGCCGGCGCTGCTGGTGGCCGACGACGACGAGCCGGCCGGCGCGGAGCTGCTGCTGCTTTCGCCCGACAAGCAGGCCTTGCGGCGGCGTTTGGGCCTGGTCAAGGGCGAGGGCCCGCTGGATCTGGGCCTGGGTCGGCTGGGTCGCGGCAAATAA
- a CDS encoding AMP-binding protein, with product MIYGPERWLKSYDPGVPADIEPQRGSIGGRYRQTAGRYGSQTALLFMGATMTHGQVLEAAKRFAALLRAHGVGRGDVVGVHLPNTPQYVIAVLGALLNGSAITGVSPLLMPDELAHQLNDCGAKALVTLDALFQERFKGVAGRIPGLKLVLATSIADYLPGLKRVLAKLLKKVPSGKVEPLAGKTVLDFRRAVNASPADDLEVLVEENDLAFIQYTGGTTGLPKGAQLTHGNLLANLAQFGAWYGAKMGQGRYLSGYPMFHIAGLFLALNGLMFGGAQSLIPDPRNAKHIVAEMAAFKPSLMANVPSLWMMLLAEPGFKDLDFSGLEVCITAAAPMPVESLKALEAVIGQGKISELVGMTETSPVIACNPVRGPKKPGSVGLPIPGTLVRLVDLAEGKDEVALGQAGELCVCGPQVMRGYHNKPDESAGVLRPHDGKTWMHTGDVAVMDEDGYLFIVDRTKDMVNVSGYKVFPREVEEKFYTHPAVQACAVVGVVDPDRPGSEIVKLVVQLDEAHKQKPGPEMEKELLTFIKDKVAPYKTPKLVQFVEQIPLTSVGKVDKKALR from the coding sequence ATGATCTACGGTCCCGAAAGGTGGTTGAAATCCTACGACCCCGGCGTGCCGGCGGATATCGAACCACAACGCGGCTCCATCGGCGGGCGCTACCGCCAGACGGCCGGCCGTTATGGCTCCCAGACGGCGCTGTTGTTCATGGGCGCGACCATGACCCACGGCCAGGTGCTGGAGGCGGCCAAACGCTTCGCCGCGTTGCTGCGGGCCCACGGCGTGGGGCGTGGCGACGTGGTGGGCGTGCATCTGCCCAACACCCCCCAATACGTCATCGCCGTGCTGGGCGCGTTGCTAAACGGCTCGGCGATCACCGGCGTTTCGCCGCTTTTGATGCCAGACGAGCTGGCCCACCAGCTAAACGACTGCGGGGCCAAGGCCCTGGTCACCCTCGACGCCCTGTTTCAAGAGCGCTTCAAGGGCGTGGCCGGCCGCATCCCCGGCCTCAAGCTGGTGCTGGCCACCAGCATCGCCGACTATCTGCCGGGCCTCAAGCGGGTCTTGGCCAAGCTGCTGAAAAAAGTGCCCAGCGGCAAGGTCGAGCCCCTGGCCGGCAAGACGGTGCTGGATTTCCGCCGGGCCGTCAACGCCTCGCCGGCCGATGACCTGGAAGTGCTGGTCGAGGAAAACGACCTGGCGTTCATTCAATACACCGGCGGCACCACCGGCCTGCCCAAGGGGGCCCAGCTCACCCACGGCAACCTGTTGGCCAACCTGGCCCAGTTCGGCGCGTGGTATGGGGCCAAGATGGGCCAGGGCCGCTATCTGTCGGGCTATCCCATGTTCCACATCGCCGGGCTGTTTCTGGCCCTCAACGGGCTGATGTTCGGCGGGGCCCAGTCGCTGATCCCCGATCCGCGCAACGCCAAGCACATCGTCGCCGAGATGGCCGCCTTCAAGCCCAGCCTCATGGCCAACGTGCCCTCGCTGTGGATGATGCTCCTGGCCGAACCGGGCTTCAAGGATCTGGACTTCAGCGGCCTGGAGGTGTGCATCACCGCCGCCGCGCCCATGCCGGTGGAGTCGCTCAAGGCGCTGGAGGCGGTCATCGGCCAGGGCAAGATCTCCGAGCTGGTGGGCATGACCGAGACCAGCCCGGTCATCGCCTGCAACCCGGTGCGCGGCCCCAAAAAGCCCGGCTCGGTGGGCCTGCCCATCCCCGGCACGCTGGTGCGCCTGGTGGACCTGGCCGAGGGCAAGGACGAGGTCGCCCTGGGCCAGGCGGGCGAGTTGTGTGTTTGCGGGCCCCAGGTCATGCGCGGCTATCACAACAAGCCCGACGAGAGCGCCGGCGTCCTGCGCCCCCACGACGGCAAGACGTGGATGCACACCGGCGACGTGGCGGTGATGGACGAAGACGGCTACCTGTTCATCGTCGATCGCACCAAGGACATGGTCAATGTCTCGGGCTACAAGGTTTTCCCCCGCGAGGTCGAGGAAAAATTCTACACCCACCCGGCGGTGCAGGCCTGCGCGGTGGTCGGCGTGGTCGATCCCGACCGCCCCGGCTCCGAGATCGTCAAGCTGGTGGTGCAGCTCGACGAGGCCCACAAGCAAAAACCCGGCCCCGAAATGGAAAAGGAACTGCTGACCTTTATCAAGGACAAGGTCGCGCCCTACAAGACGCCCAAGCTGGTGCAGTTCGTGGAGCAGATTCCGCTGACCTCGGTGGGCAAGGTCGATAAAAAGGCCTTGCGCTAG
- a CDS encoding biotin/lipoyl-containing protein: MDYRLEIAEENIELQLTPADGDKAVATLGEQTRQLAMTRLADGSLALFVDGRPLRAYHAATAEGGWVHVAGRAYQVKDHDKAPARRKASADDGPGQVTPPMPAVVVRIACAVGDEVIKGQGLVVVSAMKMETTLAAPYPGKVTAVNCQVDGKVMPGDILVDIEPYAEEEA; this comes from the coding sequence TTGGACTACCGACTGGAAATAGCCGAGGAAAACATCGAATTGCAACTGACGCCCGCCGACGGCGACAAGGCCGTGGCCACCCTGGGCGAGCAGACCCGCCAGTTGGCCATGACCCGCCTGGCCGACGGCTCGCTGGCCCTGTTCGTCGACGGCCGGCCCTTGCGGGCCTATCACGCGGCCACGGCCGAGGGCGGCTGGGTCCACGTGGCCGGCCGGGCCTACCAGGTCAAGGACCACGACAAGGCCCCGGCCCGGCGCAAAGCCAGCGCCGACGACGGCCCCGGCCAGGTCACCCCGCCCATGCCGGCGGTGGTGGTGCGCATTGCCTGCGCCGTGGGCGACGAGGTGATCAAGGGTCAGGGCCTGGTGGTGGTCAGCGCCATGAAAATGGAAACGACCCTGGCCGCGCCCTACCCCGGCAAGGTGACGGCCGTCAATTGCCAGGTCGACGGCAAGGTCATGCCCGGCGACATTTTGGTCGATATCGAACCATACGCCGAGGAGGAGGCCTGA
- a CDS encoding enoyl-CoA hydratase/isomerase family protein has translation MTDELLLAIENRVAVITLNRPDKRNALSPQMIEAFHAYLDQIDADDLARVVCLRAAGEKAFCAGADLGGGLAGAPDDASSPPRRYAALLGRMAGFGKPIVAKVGGPCLAGGTGLMLASHIVVARADVYFSLPEVNVGIFPFMVGALLLRNVLWKKALEMALTGRKVGAEEAERIGMITSAVAPEDFERHVDGLLGGLSGRSPVGMRLGLEAFRRLIDMPLEAGLQDLSLTLLKAAKTDDAREGVMAFLEKRQPNFTGK, from the coding sequence ATGACCGACGAGCTACTGCTTGCCATCGAAAACCGCGTGGCCGTGATCACCCTCAACCGGCCCGACAAGCGCAACGCCCTCAGCCCCCAGATGATCGAGGCCTTCCACGCCTATCTGGACCAGATCGACGCCGATGACCTGGCGCGGGTCGTCTGCCTGCGCGCCGCCGGCGAAAAGGCCTTTTGCGCCGGGGCCGACCTGGGCGGCGGCCTGGCCGGCGCGCCCGACGACGCATCGTCGCCGCCCCGGCGCTACGCGGCGCTGCTGGGCCGCATGGCCGGCTTTGGCAAGCCCATCGTGGCCAAGGTCGGCGGGCCCTGCCTGGCCGGCGGCACGGGGCTGATGCTGGCCAGCCACATCGTGGTGGCCCGCGCCGACGTCTATTTCAGCCTGCCGGAAGTGAACGTGGGCATCTTTCCCTTCATGGTCGGAGCGCTTTTGCTGCGCAACGTCTTGTGGAAAAAGGCCCTGGAAATGGCCCTGACCGGCCGCAAGGTCGGCGCCGAGGAGGCCGAGCGCATCGGCATGATCACCAGCGCCGTGGCCCCCGAGGACTTCGAGCGCCACGTGGACGGCCTGCTCGGCGGCCTGAGCGGCCGTAGCCCCGTGGGCATGCGCCTGGGCCTGGAGGCCTTCCGCCGGCTGATCGACATGCCCCTGGAGGCCGGGTTGCAAGATCTTAGCCTGACGCTACTCAAGGCCGCCAAGACCGACGACGCCCGCGAAGGCGTCATGGCCTTTCTGGAAAAACGCCAGCCCAACTTCACCGGCAAGTAG
- the rimO gene encoding 30S ribosomal protein S12 methylthiotransferase RimO, protein MAVFYLLNLGCAKNLVEGEHLAGMLLAEGWLASERPEAADWLIVNTCGFIRPAVDEAIDNILELHDERRPGQRLAVVGCLVGRYGRKLARSLPEADLLVAPGRLGDLPALLAAPPAQRLAIAPPRAIFDAATPRALSTGPGWAYLRLSDGCRHRCHFCTIPAIRGPLRSRPAADILAEAEAVAQSGVVELNLVAQDLSSYGHDRPDGPDLAALLPQIAAVPGVAWVRPLYLHPDVLETRLIRAICQTPGVLPYFDLPLQHLADPVLRAMGRRRTGAQLLALIDEIRAMRPEAVLRGTLLVGHPGEGAAEFTRLMRGVEEIAFDHLGAFAFCPEPGSRSARLPAPSPELAQERLETLMAAQRAISAGKLAAQVGQQLSLLAQGPHPDHPYVRWGRTWRQAPEVDGQTIVTDGDPAPGRIHLCRISASHDYDLEAVAVA, encoded by the coding sequence ATGGCTGTTTTTTATCTGCTCAACCTTGGCTGCGCCAAAAATCTGGTGGAAGGCGAGCACCTGGCGGGCATGTTGCTGGCGGAGGGCTGGCTGGCCAGCGAGCGGCCCGAGGCCGCCGACTGGCTCATCGTCAACACCTGCGGTTTCATCCGCCCGGCCGTGGACGAGGCCATCGACAACATCCTGGAGCTGCACGACGAGCGGCGGCCGGGCCAGCGCCTGGCCGTGGTCGGCTGCCTGGTGGGGCGTTACGGCCGCAAGCTGGCCCGCAGCCTGCCCGAGGCCGATCTGCTGGTCGCGCCGGGCCGCTTGGGTGATCTGCCCGCGCTGTTGGCCGCGCCGCCGGCCCAGCGCCTGGCCATCGCGCCGCCCCGGGCGATCTTCGACGCGGCCACGCCCCGGGCTCTCAGCACCGGGCCGGGCTGGGCCTATCTGCGCCTGTCCGACGGCTGCCGGCACCGCTGTCATTTCTGCACCATCCCGGCCATTCGCGGGCCGCTGCGCTCGCGGCCGGCCGCCGACATCCTGGCCGAGGCCGAGGCCGTGGCCCAGAGCGGCGTGGTCGAGCTGAACCTGGTGGCCCAGGATCTCAGCTCCTATGGCCACGACCGGCCCGACGGCCCCGACCTGGCCGCGCTCTTGCCGCAAATCGCCGCCGTGCCCGGCGTGGCCTGGGTCCGGCCATTGTATCTGCACCCCGACGTGTTGGAGACGCGCCTGATCCGGGCCATCTGCCAGACGCCGGGTGTTTTGCCCTATTTCGACCTGCCCTTGCAGCATCTGGCCGACCCGGTGCTCCGGGCCATGGGCCGTCGGCGCACTGGCGCCCAACTGCTGGCGCTGATAGACGAAATCCGCGCCATGCGGCCCGAGGCCGTGCTGCGCGGCACCTTGCTGGTGGGCCACCCCGGCGAGGGCGCGGCCGAGTTCACGCGGCTCATGCGGGGCGTGGAGGAGATAGCTTTCGACCACCTGGGGGCCTTTGCCTTTTGCCCCGAGCCCGGCTCGCGCAGCGCCCGTCTGCCCGCCCCAAGCCCCGAGTTGGCCCAGGAGCGCCTGGAAACGCTGATGGCGGCCCAGCGGGCCATCTCGGCGGGCAAGCTGGCCGCGCAGGTCGGCCAACAACTGTCCCTGCTGGCCCAAGGCCCCCACCCCGATCACCCCTACGTGCGCTGGGGACGCACCTGGCGGCAGGCCCCGGAGGTGGACGGCCAGACCATCGTCACCGACGGCGATCCCGCGCCGGGCCGCATCCACCTCTGCCGCATCAGCGCCAGCCACGACTACGACCTGGAGGCCGTGGCCGTGGCGTGA
- a CDS encoding tetratricopeptide repeat protein, with protein MAAWWPALALCVTLLGGAAPVWAGWQEEYKAGLEDISAGRYGLGVDKACVAVLGQNDVPARERAQAIVLLVNLLFKADLDDEAERLLTRAMADDDENRDAYFFCRGMLHERAWRFDRAVADYQAALGLNPANAGALLGLGRLRLKCPEDAMRDRAQALELARRAQKAADNAGGRAMGHMLEAQVQAQAQCYDQAVAAQQAAVAAAEEGLSPEQVERMKAYLAELRRLAAGGDRAD; from the coding sequence ATGGCCGCGTGGTGGCCGGCGCTGGCGCTGTGCGTGACCCTGCTGGGCGGGGCCGCGCCGGTCTGGGCTGGCTGGCAAGAGGAATACAAGGCCGGCCTGGAGGACATCAGCGCCGGGCGTTATGGTCTGGGCGTGGACAAGGCCTGCGTGGCGGTGCTGGGCCAAAACGACGTGCCGGCCCGGGAGCGGGCCCAGGCCATCGTGTTGCTGGTCAACCTGCTTTTCAAGGCCGACCTGGACGACGAGGCCGAGCGCCTGCTGACCCGGGCCATGGCCGATGACGACGAAAACCGCGACGCCTATTTTTTCTGCCGGGGCATGCTGCACGAGCGGGCCTGGCGCTTCGATCGGGCCGTGGCCGACTATCAGGCCGCCCTGGGGCTCAACCCCGCCAACGCCGGGGCCTTGCTGGGCCTGGGCCGGCTGCGCCTCAAATGCCCCGAGGACGCCATGCGCGACCGCGCCCAGGCCCTGGAACTGGCTCGGCGCGCGCAAAAAGCGGCCGACAACGCCGGCGGCCGGGCCATGGGCCACATGCTCGAGGCCCAGGTTCAGGCTCAGGCCCAGTGCTACGACCAGGCCGTCGCCGCCCAGCAAGCGGCCGTGGCCGCGGCCGAGGAAGGCCTGTCGCCCGAGCAGGTCGAGCGGATGAAGGCCTACCTGGCCGAACTGCGCCGGCTGGCCGCCGGCGGCGATCGCGCCGATTGA
- a CDS encoding acyclic terpene utilization AtuA family protein: protein MADKQKLIVANCSGFFGDRFSAAKEMVSGGPIDVLTGDYLAELTMAILLRAKQKDPSGGYCSTFLKQMEQVMGPCLDKGVKVVSNAGGLNPQGLAEALIKVAAELGLHPKIAYITGDDLAPRLKDLQEQGEELAHLDTGLPLARSGAFPISANAYLGGWGVAAALAKGADIVVAGRLADAAVVMGPAAWAFGWRQDDWDALAGAAVAGHIVECGCQASGGNYSFIDEVPSFRRVGFPIAEIYPDGSSVITKHPGTGGLVSLGTVTAQLLYEVRGPIYLTPDVGARFDTIELTQQGTDRVLVQGVKGLPAPETTKVCINNFYGHRNTMTVLLTGLDIEKKARIVEESLFDVLGPKESFAVCDVQLLRYDKADPPSNEEAWAHLRVSLMDPDKKKVGRAFSSAVVELALANIPGFTLTSPPSDGSPAIQHWPALIGVDKISQHVFIDGQEIVVPAAGPRTPAKDVAAPAIDIPPAPGGKLVKAPLGRAFATRSGDKGGNANLGVWARTPQAFAWLRQFLTTEKLGQLLPDCAGFATERYELPNLLALNFYIKGLLGEGVAASIKADPQAKTLGEYLRAKIIEMPESII, encoded by the coding sequence ATGGCCGACAAGCAAAAACTCATCGTCGCCAATTGCAGCGGCTTTTTCGGCGACCGCTTCAGCGCGGCCAAGGAGATGGTCTCGGGCGGGCCCATCGACGTGCTCACCGGCGACTACCTGGCCGAGCTGACCATGGCCATCCTCCTGCGCGCCAAGCAAAAAGACCCCTCCGGCGGCTATTGCTCCACCTTCCTCAAGCAGATGGAGCAGGTCATGGGCCCCTGCCTGGACAAGGGCGTCAAGGTCGTCTCCAACGCCGGCGGGCTCAACCCCCAGGGCCTGGCCGAGGCCCTGATCAAGGTCGCCGCCGAACTGGGCCTGCACCCCAAGATCGCCTACATCACCGGCGACGACCTGGCCCCCCGGCTCAAGGACTTGCAAGAGCAAGGCGAGGAGTTGGCCCATCTGGACACGGGCCTGCCCCTGGCCCGGAGCGGGGCCTTCCCCATCTCGGCCAACGCCTATCTGGGCGGCTGGGGCGTGGCCGCGGCCCTGGCCAAGGGCGCCGACATCGTCGTGGCCGGCCGCCTGGCCGACGCGGCGGTGGTCATGGGCCCGGCGGCCTGGGCCTTTGGCTGGCGGCAAGACGACTGGGACGCCCTGGCCGGCGCGGCCGTGGCCGGCCATATCGTCGAATGCGGTTGCCAGGCCAGCGGCGGCAATTATTCCTTCATCGACGAGGTGCCCAGCTTCCGGCGGGTGGGCTTCCCCATCGCCGAGATATACCCCGACGGCTCGTCGGTGATCACCAAGCACCCCGGCACGGGCGGCCTGGTCTCGCTGGGCACGGTCACGGCCCAGCTCTTGTACGAGGTGCGCGGGCCCATCTACCTCACGCCCGACGTCGGCGCGCGCTTCGACACCATCGAGCTGACCCAGCAAGGGACCGACCGCGTGCTGGTCCAGGGCGTCAAGGGCCTGCCCGCCCCCGAGACGACCAAGGTCTGCATCAATAATTTTTATGGCCATCGCAACACCATGACCGTGTTGCTCACCGGCCTGGACATCGAAAAGAAGGCCCGCATCGTCGAGGAGAGCCTCTTTGACGTGCTGGGGCCCAAGGAGTCCTTCGCCGTCTGCGACGTGCAACTATTGCGCTACGACAAGGCCGACCCGCCCAGCAACGAGGAGGCCTGGGCCCATCTGCGCGTCTCGCTGATGGACCCCGACAAAAAGAAGGTCGGCCGCGCCTTCAGCAGCGCCGTCGTCGAGCTGGCCCTGGCCAACATCCCCGGCTTCACCCTGACCAGCCCGCCCTCCGATGGCTCGCCGGCCATCCAGCACTGGCCGGCCCTGATCGGCGTGGACAAGATCAGCCAGCATGTGTTCATCGACGGCCAGGAGATCGTCGTGCCGGCGGCCGGGCCGCGCACCCCGGCCAAGGACGTCGCCGCCCCGGCCATCGACATCCCGCCCGCGCCAGGCGGCAAGCTGGTCAAAGCGCCCCTGGGCCGGGCCTTCGCCACGCGCAGCGGCGACAAGGGCGGCAACGCCAACCTGGGCGTCTGGGCCAGGACGCCCCAGGCCTTTGCCTGGCTGCGCCAGTTTTTAACCACCGAAAAGCTGGGCCAGCTCTTGCCCGACTGCGCCGGCTTCGCCACCGAGCGCTACGAACTGCCCAACCTGCTGGCCCTGAATTTCTACATCAAGGGCCTGCTGGGCGAGGGCGTGGCCGCCTCGATCAAGGCCGACCCCCAAGCCAAGACTCTGGGTGAATACCTGCGCGCCAAGATCATCGAGATGCCCGAGTCCATTATCTGA
- the cysS gene encoding cysteine--tRNA ligase, producing MTLRMVDNVLELIGETPLVRLGRVTPLGGAPIYAKLEYLNPGGSVKDRAALRMLEAAEVSGELTRDKIVLEATSGNTGIGLAMVCAVKGYRMLFTMSESASEERRKILRAYGADILLTPAHLATDGAIEEAYRLAREEPERYFLVDQFNNYNNVMAHYQHGTADEIHRATQGRARVVVATLGTSGTAMGLAKRLHELDPAIKLVAVEPYQGHKIQGLKNMKESLRPGIFDPHLPDQIVNVDDDAAYAMARRLAREEGIFVGMSAGAAVVAAVEQARGLSEGMVVAILPDGGERYLSTPLFVSEKVPEPLKFFNTLTRRIDELRPVRPGRVGIYACGPSLDGPPDLGLCRRMIFADLLRRYLELRGFEVKLVVNIADIDDRTVNQCLAEGAELKEFTARWEKAFHEDMAALNVLPASDYPKASEHIPEMIEETRKLLAKDLAYEKLRSVYFNISRYPNYGQLSHVDLNAIQKGKTVDFDYYEKENPSDFTLFKRASLQELKAGVYWPTPWGNCRPGWHVECACMSAGHLGQPFDIHLASSDLIFPHGDNEIAIAESLYGKPLANLWLHSEVVVVDGKKANRVQGNDVSLRELLEQGHSPQAVRYWMLSQHYRRALRFAPEQLDLAERTVRRLNDFVARLRFLTPAPDDAQAEDVDQLIYETRYRFQEAMDNDLGVAKAQGHIFAFIKAINRLAAGEGLTMAQIQKVLEFMQRLDSVLGVMNFDGSSWDPAIEELVQKREQARADGDFALADRLREQLAEMGVQVADTPSGARWHRA from the coding sequence ATGACCCTGCGCATGGTTGACAACGTGCTGGAGCTCATTGGCGAGACGCCGCTGGTGCGTCTGGGCCGGGTGACTCCCCTGGGCGGCGCGCCCATCTACGCCAAGCTGGAGTACCTTAACCCCGGCGGTTCGGTCAAGGACCGGGCGGCGCTACGCATGCTGGAGGCCGCCGAGGTCAGCGGAGAGCTGACCCGCGACAAGATCGTTTTGGAAGCCACCAGCGGCAACACAGGCATCGGCCTGGCCATGGTCTGCGCGGTCAAGGGCTACCGCATGCTGTTTACGATGAGCGAATCGGCCAGCGAGGAGCGACGCAAGATCCTGCGGGCCTACGGGGCCGACATTCTGCTGACGCCGGCCCACCTGGCCACCGACGGGGCCATCGAGGAGGCCTACCGCCTGGCCCGCGAGGAGCCCGAGCGCTATTTTCTCGTCGATCAGTTCAATAATTACAACAACGTCATGGCCCATTACCAGCACGGCACCGCCGACGAGATCCACCGCGCCACCCAGGGCCGGGCGCGGGTGGTGGTGGCCACCCTGGGCACCTCGGGCACGGCCATGGGCCTGGCCAAGCGCCTGCACGAGCTGGACCCGGCCATCAAGCTGGTGGCGGTGGAGCCATATCAGGGCCACAAGATTCAGGGCCTCAAAAACATGAAGGAATCGCTGCGGCCCGGCATCTTCGACCCCCATCTGCCCGACCAGATCGTCAACGTCGACGACGACGCGGCCTACGCCATGGCCCGCCGCCTGGCCCGCGAGGAGGGCATCTTCGTGGGCATGAGCGCCGGCGCGGCGGTGGTGGCGGCGGTGGAGCAGGCCCGTGGGCTCAGCGAGGGCATGGTCGTGGCCATTTTGCCCGACGGCGGCGAGCGTTATCTTTCCACCCCGCTGTTCGTCTCGGAAAAGGTGCCCGAGCCGCTGAAGTTCTTCAACACCCTCACCCGGCGCATCGACGAGCTGCGCCCGGTGCGGCCGGGCCGGGTGGGCATCTACGCCTGTGGGCCCAGCCTGGATGGCCCGCCCGATCTGGGCCTGTGCCGGCGGATGATCTTCGCCGACCTTTTGCGGCGCTACCTGGAGCTGCGCGGCTTCGAGGTCAAGCTGGTGGTCAACATCGCCGACATCGACGACCGCACCGTCAACCAGTGCCTGGCCGAGGGGGCCGAGCTCAAGGAGTTCACCGCCCGCTGGGAAAAGGCCTTCCACGAGGACATGGCCGCGCTCAACGTCCTGCCGGCCTCGGACTACCCCAAGGCCAGCGAGCACATCCCCGAGATGATCGAGGAGACGCGCAAGCTTCTGGCCAAGGACTTGGCCTACGAAAAGCTGCGTTCGGTCTATTTCAACATCAGCCGCTACCCCAACTACGGCCAGCTCTCCCACGTGGACCTGAACGCCATCCAAAAGGGCAAGACGGTTGATTTCGATTATTACGAAAAAGAAAATCCCAGCGATTTCACGCTGTTCAAGCGGGCCAGCCTGCAAGAGCTCAAGGCCGGCGTCTATTGGCCCACGCCCTGGGGCAACTGCCGGCCCGGCTGGCACGTGGAGTGCGCCTGCATGTCGGCCGGCCACCTGGGCCAGCCTTTTGACATCCACCTGGCCAGCAGCGACCTGATCTTCCCCCACGGCGACAACGAGATCGCCATCGCCGAGAGCCTCTACGGCAAGCCTTTGGCCAACCTCTGGCTGCATTCGGAGGTGGTGGTGGTCGACGGCAAAAAGGCCAACCGCGTCCAGGGCAACGACGTCTCGCTGCGCGAGCTTCTGGAGCAGGGCCACAGCCCCCAGGCCGTGCGTTATTGGATGCTTTCGCAACACTATCGCCGGGCCCTGCGTTTCGCGCCCGAACAGCTCGACCTGGCCGAGCGCACCGTGCGCCGGCTCAACGATTTCGTGGCCCGCCTGCGCTTCCTGACCCCCGCGCCCGACGACGCCCAGGCCGAGGACGTCGATCAGCTCATCTACGAGACGCGCTATCGTTTTCAGGAGGCCATGGACAACGACCTGGGCGTGGCCAAGGCCCAGGGCCACATCTTCGCCTTCATCAAGGCCATCAATCGCCTGGCCGCCGGCGAGGGCCTGACCATGGCCCAGATCCAGAAAGTGCTGGAGTTCATGCAGCGCCTGGACAGCGTCTTGGGCGTGATGAATTTCGATGGCTCGTCGTGGGATCCGGCCATCGAGGAACTGGTGCAAAAGCGCGAGCAGGCCAGGGCCGACGGCGATTTCGCCCTGGCCGATCGCCTGCGCGAGCAATTGGCCGAGATGGGCGTGCAGGTGGCCGACACGCCCAGCGGGGCGCGCTGGCACCGCGCATGA
- a CDS encoding acyl-CoA dehydrogenase family protein encodes MDLSLSEEQIMLRETARRWAANELAPIAEQVDEEDEMPLRLFQSAGAVGLMGIAIDPEYGGSGLDVLSEVIAAEEISAISPGMGLSLGASSNLCAGNIQRNGNAQQKARYLPDLVAGKTIGALGLTEPNAGSDAMSIATRATRQGDHYVLNGSKMFITNGPIADVVLVYAKTDPAAGPFGISAFIVETKWPGFSVSRKLKKAGHRGSPTGELRFDNLEAPAENLVGEENGGIAVVMRGLDIERVVCAAGCVGICRQAIDLSLKYAKEREQFGRPIAKFQMIQAKLAEMYALYEAAKNMTYAAAVMAEQSQRGGKGTELTRMAAAAVMFSAEAATKVASEAVQIHGGYGYCLEYAVQRLWRDAKLFEIGAGTTEIRKLIIARELLQRGRV; translated from the coding sequence ATGGACCTGAGCCTGAGCGAAGAACAGATCATGCTGCGGGAAACCGCCCGGCGCTGGGCCGCCAACGAGCTGGCCCCCATCGCCGAGCAAGTCGACGAAGAAGACGAGATGCCCCTGAGGCTGTTTCAGTCGGCCGGCGCGGTGGGCCTGATGGGCATCGCCATCGACCCCGAGTACGGCGGCTCGGGCCTGGACGTGCTCTCGGAGGTCATCGCCGCCGAGGAGATCTCGGCCATCAGCCCGGGCATGGGCCTGAGCCTGGGGGCCTCCAGCAACCTCTGCGCCGGCAACATCCAGCGCAACGGCAACGCCCAACAAAAGGCGCGCTATCTGCCCGACCTGGTGGCCGGCAAGACCATCGGCGCCCTGGGCCTCACCGAGCCCAACGCCGGCTCCGACGCCATGAGCATCGCCACCCGCGCCACCCGCCAGGGCGACCACTACGTGCTCAACGGCTCCAAGATGTTCATCACCAACGGCCCCATCGCCGACGTCGTCCTGGTCTACGCCAAGACCGACCCGGCCGCCGGGCCTTTTGGCATCAGCGCCTTCATCGTCGAGACCAAGTGGCCGGGCTTCAGCGTCTCGCGCAAGCTCAAAAAGGCCGGCCACCGGGGCTCGCCCACGGGCGAGCTGCGCTTCGACAACCTCGAAGCGCCCGCCGAAAACCTGGTCGGTGAGGAAAACGGCGGCATCGCCGTGGTCATGCGCGGGCTGGATATCGAACGGGTGGTCTGCGCGGCCGGCTGCGTGGGCATCTGCCGCCAGGCCATCGATCTTTCGCTAAAATACGCCAAGGAGCGCGAGCAGTTTGGCCGGCCCATCGCCAAGTTTCAGATGATCCAGGCCAAGCTGGCCGAGATGTACGCCCTCTACGAGGCGGCCAAGAACATGACCTACGCCGCCGCCGTCATGGCCGAGCAGAGCCAGCGCGGCGGCAAAGGCACCGAGCTGACGCGCATGGCCGCCGCCGCCGTGATGTTCTCGGCCGAGGCCGCCACCAAGGTCGCCTCCGAGGCCGTGCAGATCCACGGCGGCTATGGCTATTGCCTGGAATACGCCGTGCAACGGCTGTGGCGCGACGCCAAGCTCTTCGAAATCGGCGCGGGCACCACCGAGATTCGCAAGCTGATCATCGCCCGCGAGCTGCTGCAACGGGGCCGCGTGTAA